From the Conger conger chromosome 14, fConCon1.1, whole genome shotgun sequence genome, one window contains:
- the ikbke gene encoding inhibitor of nuclear factor kappa-B kinase subunit epsilon isoform X3, which translates to MLRKLNHVNIVKLFAVEEMHLNTKQKVLVMEFCSGGSLLNVLEEPENAFGLAESEFLVVLQCVVNGMNHLRENAVVHRDIKPGNIMRVVGEDGRSVYKLTDFGAARELEDDEKFVSIYGTEEYLHPDMYERAVLRKPQQKAFGVTVDLWSIGVTFYHAAAGSLPFIPYGGPRKNKQMMYRITTEKPVGAMAGVQKLEDGAIEWSYQLPHSCQLSEGLKTQLVPVLSNILEADQEKCWGFDQFFAETTGILHRVTVHVYSLQQATAHHIYIHCYNTASIFFNEVQKQTGVVPELHQFMFQGHELVLKPSMKVLSFPPTTADRPIFLISRQPEKTVGLLRRELAEIPPTPAKFDVVADVAFSKNVVGVIHQYLRIARSLQKHQVLVLQGYYSYFENIRAECVEAEHKISLVSVKLIACLKNEEKLHRISQASDELLDLTEDGRKLRLVQENLPVYANRIQEFKNKLDHQHSELFRRSEVLAEDKSAQKMAFLLEKITEVHQQYKKDRSAGKLNYNDEQIHKFEKINLSAHIKKVKSLLREDCSQKYHDVLALVGNWTSVLHEIQGQLKEFGNFFLQLIGDLQMCDERQNKNLDAVLLQLQQGMGRLQITDGLKDKDHMILRMNRLKEEMESVARELQCNNSIIESLGSMNTGPGI; encoded by the exons ATGCACTTGAACACCAAGCAGAAGGTTCTGGTGATGGAGTTCTGTTCTGGTGGGAGTCTCCTCAACGTCCTGGAGGAACCAGAGAACGCCTTCGGCCTGGCAGAGTCCGAGTTCCTAgtggtgctgcagtgtgtgg TGAACGGGATGAACCACCTGCGTGAGAACGCCGTGGTGCACCGCGACATCAAGCCCGGGAACATCATGCGCGTGGTGGGGGAGGACGGCCGCTCCGTGTACAAGCTCACCGACTTCGGCGCGGCCAGGGAGCTGGAGGACGACGAGAAGTTTGTGTCCATCTACGGCACAGAGGAGTACCTG cacCCGGACATGTACGAGCGGGCAGTGCTGAGGAAGCCGCAGCAGAAGGCCTTCGGCGTGACAGTGGACCTGTGGAGCATCGGGGTCACCTTCTACCACGCGGCCGCGGGGTCCCTGCCCTTCATCCCCTACGGGGGCCCCCGCAAGAACAAGCAGATGAT gTACAGGATCACCACGGAGAAGCCAGTAGGTGCCATGGCGGGCGTGCAGAAGCTGGAGGACGGCGCCATCGAGTGGAGCTACCAGCTCCCCCACTCCTGCCAGCTGTCCGA GGGGCTGAAGACCCAGCTGGTCCCGGTTCTGTCCAACATCCTGGAGGCGGACCAGGAGAAGTGCTGGGGCTTCGACCAGTTCTTCGCAGAGACCACGGGCATCCTGCACCGCGTGACCGTGCACGTGTACTCCCTGCAGCAGGCCACGGCACACCACATCTACATACACTGCTACAACAC ggCCTCCATCTTCTTTAACGAGGTGCAGAAGCAGACGGGCGTGGTCCCTGAGCTGCATCAGTTCATGTTCCAGGGGCACGAGCTGGTCCTCAAGCCCTCCATGAAGGTGCTGAGCTTCCCCCCCACCACGGCCGACCGGCCCATCTTCCTCATCAGCCGGCAGCCTGAGAAGACCGTGGGGCTGCTCCGCCGAGAGC TGGCTGAGATCCCGCCCACTCCCGCCAAGTTTGATGTGGTGGCAGACGTGGCGTTCTCCAAG AACGTGGTTGGGGTGATCCACCAGTACCTGAGGATAGCGCGCTCTCTGCAGAAACACCAGGTCCTCGTTCTGCAGGGATATTACAGCTACTT TGAGAATATCCGGGCAGAGTGTGTGGAGGCCGAACACAAGATCAGCCTGGTCAGCGTCAAGCTCATCGCCTGTCTGAAGAACGAGGAGAAACTACACAggat caGTCAGGCCTCTGATGAGCTCCTTGACCTCACTGAAGACGGGAGGAAGCTCAGACTG GTGCAGGAGAACCTGCCCGTCTATGCCAACAGAATCCAGGAGTTTAAGAACAAGCTGGATCACCAGCATTCCGAGCTGTTCCGGCGCTCCGAGGTGCTGGCAGAGGACAAGAG TGCTCAGAAGATGGCGTTCCTCCTGGAGAAGATCACCGAGGTGCACCAGCAGTACAAGAAGGACCGATCGGCCGGGA AGCTGAACTACAACGACGAACAGATTCACAAGTTTGAAAA GATTAACCTCTCTGCCCACATTAAGAAGGTGAAATCTCTCCTGAGAGAGGACTGTTCACAGAAATACCATGATGTTCTGGCGTTAGTGGGCAACTGGACTAG TGTTCTGCACGAGATCCAGGGCCAGTTGAAGGAGTTCGGGAACTTCTTCCTGCAGCTGATCGGAGACCTGCAGATGTGTGATGAGAGGcagaacaag AACCTGGACGCggttctgctgcagctgcagcagggcATGGGGAGGCTGCAGATCACCGACGGACTGAAGGACAAGGATCACATGATCCTCAG GATGAACCGGCTGAAGGAGGAGATGGAATCTGTTGCCCGGGAACTGCAGTGCAATAACAGCATCATCGAGAG CCTTGGGTCAATGAACACTGGTCCTGGCATCTGA